The genomic window TCGGTATGCCAGCCTTGATTTCCTGCAGCGTGCCCACTGCAGAACAGATCTGGCCTGGCGTGCAGTAGCCGCACTGGAAGCCGTCATGCTTGATGAAGGCGGCCTGCATCGGATGCAGTTTTCCGGGCGCTCCCAGCCCTTCGATCGTCGTGATCTCGTCGCCGTCGTGCAGCACTGCCAGCGTCAGGCAACTGTTGATGCGTCGACCGTTGACCAGCACGGTACAGGCACCGCATTGGCCGTGGTCGCAACCCTTCTTGGAGCCGGTCAGATGGAGGTGTTCTCGCAGCGTGTCCAGCAAGGTGGTGCGGGTGTCGAGGTCGAGTGCGTGCGTCTGGCCGTTGACTTTGAGTTCGATGGGCATCATGGGCAGGGGTCCCGCGCCTTTGGGTGCAGATGTTTCGGCCGTTTGCGCACGGCTCGCCGCAATGGGCAGCACTGTGCCGGCGGCAGTGGCCAGGCCGCTCGCGAGCACGTCGCGCCTGCGGACTTCATAAGAGTCTGGTTGTATCGACATGGTGGGTTTCAGGGATGGTTACCGGTCTGTTCTTCAAGGCGCCTCTTCGGGCGCCTGGTGGGGAATGACGTCTTCGGGGCTGGGCGAGTTCTGGCCGCCTTCGGACTTCACGGTGCCCTCTTCGAGGTGCAGCTCAGCCATCTTTTCCTGGGCCTCGTGTCTCGCTTGCTCCAGCAGCGATTCGTTATCGAGCGCGTCGGGGGTCGGTGATGTTGCAGACATGGGAGTTCCTTGCGTGGGGCAGGCGACTAAGTGCCCGAGGTATCGACGTTGGAGGCGTTGCTGACCTTTTCATCAGAACGATTCAAAACACCTTGCCTCGGCACCGCGCCGTGCCGCGTCGGACTTGACGCCGAGCACTGGTGCTCCGGCAACAGGAGAACGCTACCGTCTCGCTGGAGCGCGGGCGGAAGGGAGAGGGAGTCGAACCCTCCCGGCGACGCGTGGCGCCACCCACCGGGTTTGAAGCCCGGCCGCCCCACCAGGGACGATTCCCTTCCATGTCTTGTTGCTCATGGAATGATTCATGTCGACGACGACGACGACGACGACGACTACGACGCAGCAGGCTTGCTGCTGCCCGACGCACCGAACAGCACGGTATCGGGCCGCAGCAAATGCACATCCTTGACGCGTCGCGTGTAGCCGACGCGGTCGAAAAACTCGAGCAGCTGGATCGCGCGCTTGCGACCGAGGCCGGTCGCGTCTCTGAAGCTCGCGGCTTGCAGCCCTTCCGGCAACGCGAGGCAGTCGCGTGCCAGTGCGGCCAGCCGCTCGATGGTCGCCGCTGGATAGTACAAGTCCTTGACCACCTGGAATGTCAGACCGCGCCGCGCCAGGCTGGCGAGGGTCTGGCGCACGACCGCATCCGATGCGCCGCAGCCTTTGGCGAGGTCGCGCACCCATGCGGGATCGAAGCCGCCGTCTGCAAGCACGGGCAACAGCTTTTGACCCAGCCGCTCTTCGGTGGCGCTGAGCACGGCCGCATGCGCGGGCAGATGCAGCCAGTGGCCGCTGCGTGCCAATGCGCCGTGGTCTAGCAGCGCCTCGATGGCGTGCAGCCACAGCGCATCGCCGGTGCGTGGTGCGGCGAGTCGCTTGAGGCGGCGCGGGTCGGGGCCGACTTCTTCGGGTGATGTAGCGTGGAATTCAGCGAGGCGGTCGGTGATGCGCTGTTGCAGCGCAGCGAAGTGCGTGCCGGCGATGAGTGCGCCGGTGTTCAGCGCGCTTGCAATCGATGCGCCGGCCAGCCGCACGGCATCGGCTGGCAACGGCAACGCCACGTCTGGCTGCAGCGCGAGCGCACGCGTCACGCGGTTTGCATCGATGCCGAGCGGCGCGCTGGCGAGGAGCGCCGCCACGAGCGCGGCGCGGTCGTCCAACGCCCACGCTGCCAGCGCGTGCAGGCGCTCCGGCGTTCGTCGATAGCGCACGGGCGCAAAGGGATCGAGCACGCGCACGCCTGCGATGGTTCGCACCGCGGATGCGTCGCGCAGCACGCCGCGGTCGCCGTGCCATGCGGCCATCGGCTCGCGCAGCACGAGTTGCGCGAGCGCGGTGTCGCCGGGTCCCAGCACATCGCGGTCGAGCAATGCGACCGAAGCCATCACGTCGCTGGTGCCGAGGTGCGTGTGCACGGTCGTGCCCGAGCGCAACGCGTGTGCTTCGCCGGGCCACAGCATGAGCTGCACGTCGATGCGATCGGTGCTCAGCGCGATGCCGGGCGCGCAAACCCACTGGCCGCGATGGACCTCGTCTTTGGCAACGCCGGCCAGCGCGAGGGCGCAGCGCTGACCGACATGCGCGGACTCGGCTTGCTCGTTCTGTGCGTGGATGCCGCGCACGCGCACCTTGCGCTCGCCGGGGACGATGAGGAGTTCGTCGCCGATGCGGACGTGGCCGGCCATGACCGAGCCGGTGACGACAGTGCCAACGCCGGGGAGGGTGAAGGAGCGGTCTACTGCGAGGCGGAAGGCTTGGGGTGCGTTGGGTGCTTGCCCCCATCCCTGCCTTCCCTCGGGAAGGGAAGGAGCAACACGGGCTGCCTCGGCGACCAGGTGGTTGCGCAGGGCATCTACGCCTTCGCCGGTCGTTGCCGACAGCGCGAAGCCCGGCGCGCCTGCAAGCGAGGTGTCGGCGAGCAGGGCATCGATGTCGGCGCGCACCTGTGCCACGCGCACGTCGCGTTCGGCGGTATCGATGCGGTCGATCTTGGTGATGGCGACGGTCCCGCGTTGCAGGCCGAGCAACGCGACCACGGCCAGGTGCTCGCGCGTCTGCGGCATCACGCCGTCGTCGGCCGCCACCACCAGCAAGGCGTGGTCGACGCCGGTGGCGCCGGCCAGCATGGTGTGCAGCAGGCGCTCGTGGCCGGGCACATCGACGAAGCCCAGTGAAATGTCATCGGCAGTGCGCAGGTACGCGTAGCCCAGCTCGATAGAGATGCCACGCCGCTTCTCTTCGGGCAGCCAGTCGGTGTCGACACCGGTGAGCGCGCGCACCAGCGTCGTCTTGCCGTGGTCGATGTGACCTGCGGTGCCGATGATCATGGCGCGCGCCTGGCCATCACATGAAGTTGCGCGTGTGCATGTCAGCCAGGCGATCTGCTTCAGCACGCGCGAAGCCCAACCGCCCGAGCCGCGCACGCCGGCCGGCAGACATGTCGCGCTTGAGTTGCTGCACCGCCTCGTGCCCACGCGCGATGGCCGGCACCGTGAGCTCGCCGGCGGCCAGCAGCACCAGCGCATCGAACACTTCTTCGTTCAGGCCCGCGCTGTTGGCAAGCGCGTCGTAGCGCTGCTCGATCGCATTGCGCAAACGGATCTGGTAGTCGGGCTCCTCGGCCAAGCGGTACTCCAAGTGCGCCATACCGAAGGCCACGTGCCGCGCCTCGTCGCGCGCTGCCAGCCGGGCGATCTGCCGCGTCACCGGATCGGGCGCGTGCGCATGCAGGAAGTTGAGCAGATTGATGAAGCTGCCTTCACCGAGCACCGACAGCAGGAAGGTCGCGATCGAGAAATCCGGCGCCTCGAAGAGCGACTGCAAGCTGGCCTGGCCGCCCGCGGTCGACAACGCAGGTTTGCCGCCGCGCAAGGCCACGCGGCGCGTGAACACTTCGATGTGTCGCGCCTCGTCGGCGCATTGCAGCGCCAGCAGTTGCAGCACTTCGCGGTAGTGCGGATGGATCTGGCCGAGGTGCCGCGCCGGCACCAGCAGCGCGGCGTTCTCGTTTTCGATCAGGTACGTCATCACCTGTACCACGGCCGCTTCGACGGCGGGCGGCAGGTCGAAAGGTGTGTCCCAATCGACGGCAGTGGCCGGATCCCATTGCGCTGCGGCGGCTTGCGCGTAGAGCGCGCCGGCGGTCTCTGCCCACAGCTCGTTGCGGCGATGCAGTGTGAAGGCGAAGGGCGGGCTGCCGGCTTCGACCGTGGCACCGCGTGCGGCCAGACCCCAGCCAGCGAGGGCGTCTTCGGCCGGCGCGTCGCTTGCAGACTGCGCGCCATGCCAGCGCCCTTCGGCGTGCGAAGCGCGGGTCAACAGCGCCTGCGTTGCGCCGGACTCGCCCGTGTCGAAGCGCACGCCGTGCCCTTGCTGCCGGCACCATGCTTCCAGGTGAATGTCCCAGGCCGGCGCCGTGCCTTGCACACGCAGTTCGCCGCTCGCAGGCACCTCGGCCAGCGCACGGCGGATGAGCAGCAGGGCGCCTTGTTCGAGCCCGAGCGACTCAATATCGATAGTCGGTGTTGAGGATGCGGCCATCTTGGCTGTAGAACTTTTCGTTGTCGACGGCGCGTTCGAGTTGCGCGTAGCCACTGGTGCGGCCGGCGCGCCATTCGCGCAGGCCTTCGAGTTCGAGCAGCGGGCGCACCAGCGGGTCGTCCCAGCGCATCGACAGCAGCAGCGTCACGAAGTGTTCGATCTGACGTTCCGGCGCGCCGGGGCTGGTCGTGAAGTTGCAATGGTCGAAGGGCGCTGTGCTCGCGATGACGCGTGTGCTGCCGGCGGGCAACGTGCCGTCGAGCCCGAAGGCCAGGTGGTTGCCCGCGATGAGGCAGCACGCATCGACCTCGTGGGCCATCAACGCGCGTGCCGCATCCCGTTCGCCGCCGATGTGGTCGCCATGCTTGCCCCCGAGCACGTCGAAGATCCTGAGCGTGAAATCGTCGCGCTGGATCAGGCCTTCTTCGGTCCGCAGATGGTCCAGTGGAATGAGCGTGGCCTGGGGCGAATCGAGCGCACCGGCGCCCAGCGTCTTGTCGCGCAGGTCGGATGCTTTTTCGATGTCACTGTCGGCGCGCACGACGATCACCGAGCGCAGGTCGATGTCGGTGTCGCGCATCGCGACCGACTTCACCTGCAGCCCCTTGCTGCGCGCGATGCGGTCGGCCCGCACCCACGCCAGCGGCGAGTTCCACGCGAGGTGGATCGAGCCATCGAACTGCGCCTCGACCTGTCGTTCGTAGTTCGAATACAGCACGTAGTCGAAAAGCAGGCCGTGCGCGATGAAGAAGGCCTTGAAGCCTTCCCAGATGGTGACGACCTTGGGCGCATAGGCGACTGCGCCCATCACCAGAGTTTGTTCTGACATGCGGTGTTCTTTCAGTGATTGATCGATGTTCAGAACAGCGGCAGGCCGGTGATGGCCTTGCCGATGAAGTCGTACAGCACGTCGGACGTCGGCGCCATCACGCTCGATGCGCGTGCATCGCGGAACAGACGCTCGATGCCGGCTTCCTTGCGAAAGGCGGCGCCACCGCACACGCGCATCGCGATGTCGGTCACTTCGAGCGCGGTCTCGGCGGCAGCGGCCTTGACTTCGAGCACGCGCAGCATGGTGTCGGCGCGGCCGGCACCGATGGCGGCCACCGTGTCGTCCAGCAGCGCCTGCGCCATGTCGGTCTTGATGCGGCCGCGTGCCAGGTAGGCGCGGATCGTCGGCAGGTCGGCCAGCGAGCTGTCGAGATGCAGGTGGCGCGTCTGGCTCACATGGCCGATGGCGCGCGACATGGCGCCTTCCATCAGGCCGACGGAGCACGCCGCGGCGAGCGAGGTGAACCATGGCAGCACGACGCCCATCATGGTGTCGAAACCCTTGCCGTCTTCGCCCAACTGATCGGTCGCCGCGACGCGGACGCCTTCGGCCGTGACAGGTGTCGATGCGTTGCCGCGCAAGCCGAGTCCATCGAATTTGAAGGGCTGGCTGAGCCCTGCCGCCTTGGCTTCCACGTACCAGAGCGTGCTGGCGCCTTCGGCCGCGAGCGGCTTGCTCGACCACACATAGCTGTCGGCTTCGAAGGCCGATGTGACCCAGCTCTTGCGCGCGTCGAGCACCACCGCATCGCCCTGGTCGCCACTGTCGAGCCGTGCGGTGCCGGTGGGCGCCCAGAAGTGGCTGCGCGAATCGGCTTCGGAGAAAGCCAGCGTGCTGAGATGCTTGCCCGCGGCGATGGCCTTGCGCACCGACTCGTTGCCCTGTTGCTCGATGACCGCCGTCGCGCAGTAGTGCATGCAGACGACCATCGCCGTCGAAGGGCAGGTCTGCGCGATGCGCGACACCATCTGCACTGCTTCTGCAAGGCCCTTGCCCATGCCGCCCACGCTGGTCGCGGAGACGAGTCCGAGCAGGCCCGCACTGCCCAAAGCCCGGATCACCTCGCGCGGAAAGCGGCCCTCGGTGTCGGTGCGCTGGGCCAGTGGCGCCAGCGTGTCGGCGAGGATGGGGGTAAGCAGGTCGAGATGGGACATGGGATGAATCAAGCGTAAGTGGGGTCTATTGCAGTCGTTCGCGCAGGGCGGGCAACTGGTCGACGAAGGGCGCGCTGTTTTCGAGGCACCGCAGGTCGAGCAACAGCCGATCATCCGCGATGCGGCCGATCACCGGCAGCGGCAGGCTGCGCAGCGCGGTCGCCAGCGCATCGAGCGCGGTGCCGATGCCCTTCTTCGACGTGCCCGCAGGCGCCAGCGCAAGACCGGCGGAAGGCAGGCGTTCGACCGGCAATGAGCCGGAACCGATCTGGCCGAGCAGTTCGACCACCTCGACGGTGAAGCGCGGGCTGACCGCGTCGGCCACCGCACCCCGAACCGCATGCGCCAATGCCCGGATGGCGTCGGCCGGCCGGGTCAGCAGGCGCAGCGTCGGCAGGTCTTGTGCCAGCCGCTCGGGCCGCAGGTAGAGCATGAGAGTCGCTTCGAGGGCAGCCAACGGCAGCTTGCTCATGCGGAGCGCGCGCTTCATCGGGTACTTGCGGATGCGGCCGACAGCCTCTTTGCTGCCGACGATCAAGCCCGCCTGCGGACCACCGAGCAGCTTGTCGCCGGAAAAGGTGACGACATCGCAGCCGGCCGCCAGCATCTCTTGCGGCAACGGCTCGCGCGGCAAGCCGTAGTGCGCAAGATCGATGAGCGAGCCGCTGCCCAGATCCGTAGCGAGCGGCACGCCGCGCGCATGGGCGATGGGCGCCAGCACGGCTTCGTCGACTGTCGCGGTGAAGCCTTGCACCATGTAATTGCTGGTGTGCACCTTCATCACGAGTGCAGTGCGGTCGCTGATGGCGCGCTCGTAGTCGGCGGGATGGGTGCGGTTGGTGGTGCCGACCTCGACCATGCGCGCGCCGGCGCTCGCCATCACGTCCGGCATGCGAAAGGCGCCGCCGATCTCGACCAGCTCACCGCGCGAGACGATGACTTCGCTCTTGTCCGGCGTCGCGCCCGCCAGCGCCGCGATGGTCAGCAGTACGGCGGCAGCGTTGTTGTTGACGACCGTCGCAGCCTCTGCGCCGGTGATCGTGCAGAGCAGTTCCTCGACGATCGAATCGCGATCGCCACGGCCACCGGACGCCAGGTCGTATTCGAGGTTGTTGGGCGACGCCATCAGCGTGAGCATGTGCTGCAACGCTGCATCGGCCAACAGGGCGCGGCCGAAGTTGGTGTGAATGACGGTGCCGGTGAGATTGAACACGGCCTGCATGCGCGGTGCGAGGCGTCTTCGCACGCGAGCGGTCAGCGCATCGGCGACGGCTTCGGGCTTTACTGCTTCTGCTTGCAACGTACCGGCAACTGCTTGCGCACGCAGACTATCGAGCAGCGCACGCGCTTCCTTCACCACCAGCGTGTGGCCGTGCTCGTGAAGCAAAGCGCTTGCCGTTGCACCGCGCAGCAGCAAGTCGACCGAAGGCAGATCCTGGGGCCTTGCCTTCGAGCCGTGGACCACGGACTCTTCGGGCGCGGCCATCAGCCGCCTCCGCCGTCGTGGTCTGGCGGACTCGGCTCCGGGTCGCCGAAGAGCAGCATCAGGTTGTGGCCGCTGCGCTCGAAACCGGCTTCGGACACGAGCAGGTCGAGCGCTACGCTGGCGAGGTCGTCGGCGACGGGCTCGACCTCGGGGTCTTTCTCCATCGAGACCTGCTTCAGGTAATGGCCGCAGGTGTCGCAGCATTCGGCCTTGACGGCGCCCGCTTTTGCGCCCGGCAACCCAGCGGTGGTCCTAGGCGCAGCGCCTTGTTCGACCGCCAGCTCCTGGTAATGGATGCCTTCGGTACTCTCGCAATGCGTGCACTTGATGCGAACGAAATGCCACTGCGTGCTGCACAGCGAACAGTGCAGATAGCGAAAGCCGGCGTCTTCAGCGCCGATGCGCGTGATGCTGGTGGTCGGTACGCTGCCGCAGCACGGGCATTCGGTCGCGGGCTCGGTTTGGCCGAAGACGCGTTCGCCGTGCGTGTCGGCAGTGAGCATCGCCAGCTGTGCCCAATACGTCTGCAGGCCGGCGGCGATCAACGGTGCCGTCGCCAGGTCGAGCCCTAAAGTGATGCGACGCGAGAGGTGATCGGCCTGGTGCTCGATCCAATGGTCGGGGCTGGCGAGCAACCGGTCGACGGTGTCGCGCGCCGGCCCTGCGGTCAGTCGCTCCCTGAACACGCCGAGCAGCCGCCGCAGGCCATCTCGCCAAACCGGGTCGCGCGGCCAGCCGAAGGCCGGCATCGGCGGCTTCAAGGCTTTGGCGGCGGCCTGGCAGGCTTCGGTATCCGGTAGTGCGACCGCCGGGTAGTTTTGCAGCACTTCGTGCTGTGCCGTTGCCAGGTCTGCGATGAAGATCAGGTACTCGCGCATCGGGTGCGACGCGGCGAGCTGACGCAGCCGAAGTTGCCGGTCGGAGAACAGATTGAGGCGCTCGGGCGGGCGCACGAACGGCATCTGCCGCCCGGCCTGCAAGGCGATTTCTTCGGCACTCAGAACCCGAATATTGCGGACAGGAGGGGCGTTGCCGGTATTGCTTGTCATCGGAGCCGATTATTCACGGCTTGTCATTCCCGGTCATTTCGCGGTGCCACAACGGGTGGTTGAGCTTGGCCCACGCTTCGGTCACCGTGCCGCGCGTCATCGCCCGCGTTGTCCCCTTGACCCAGATCGCGGCGTAAACGTGTGTGATGACCGACAGGATCAGCACGATGGCCGAGAACGCATGCACCAGCACCGAAATGCGCCGCAGGGTGATCGGAAAGAAGCCGACGAACCAGGGGCTCCAGAAAACAAAGCCGGTGAGAAATAGCAGCACCAAGCTGACGCCGAAGGCCCAGAACACCAGTTTTTGCCCGGCGTTGTATTTGCCGACCGGCGGCATCTTGGACTTGTCGCCCTTGAGCATGCTCGGCGCGTTCTTCATCCATTCGACGTCGACGCGATTCAACACGTTGTCGCGCCACACCGTAAAGAACAGGATGGCGAAGCCGAGCACCATCGCGACGCCCATGAACGGGTGCAGCACACGCGTCCACGGACCGCCGCCGAACAGTCCGCTCAGGAAGAACAGGCTCGGGTGAAAGAAGGCCAGCCCCGAAAGGGCGGCTGCGACGAACATCATCGCCACGAACCAATGGTTCAGGCGGGTCGAGTCCGGGTAGCGGCGCAGGTAGCGAATCGTCATGGCGTGCTCCTTATTCCACAGGCGGCACATCGGCACGCGAAGACGGACCCGACCTTGCCAGCGCAATGCGTGCCGCGTCGTTAGGCGGTGGCGGCGGCCCTTCGATGATCTCCACGTCGCCGCTGGCGTCGCCGTCGATGCCGGCTTTT from Variovorax sp. PAMC28562 includes these protein-coding regions:
- the paoA gene encoding aldehyde dehydrogenase iron-sulfur subunit PaoA, whose translation is MSIQPDSYEVRRRDVLASGLATAAGTVLPIAASRAQTAETSAPKGAGPLPMMPIELKVNGQTHALDLDTRTTLLDTLREHLHLTGSKKGCDHGQCGACTVLVNGRRINSCLTLAVLHDGDEITTIEGLGAPGKLHPMQAAFIKHDGFQCGYCTPGQICSAVGTLQEIKAGIPSHVSVDIKAIQRATPEEIRERMSGNICRCGAYANILDAIQEVAGDAA
- a CDS encoding ferritin-like domain-containing protein, which encodes MAASSTPTIDIESLGLEQGALLLIRRALAEVPASGELRVQGTAPAWDIHLEAWCRQQGHGVRFDTGESGATQALLTRASHAEGRWHGAQSASDAPAEDALAGWGLAARGATVEAGSPPFAFTLHRRNELWAETAGALYAQAAAAQWDPATAVDWDTPFDLPPAVEAAVVQVMTYLIENENAALLVPARHLGQIHPHYREVLQLLALQCADEARHIEVFTRRVALRGGKPALSTAGGQASLQSLFEAPDFSIATFLLSVLGEGSFINLLNFLHAHAPDPVTRQIARLAARDEARHVAFGMAHLEYRLAEEPDYQIRLRNAIEQRYDALANSAGLNEEVFDALVLLAAGELTVPAIARGHEAVQQLKRDMSAGRRARLGRLGFARAEADRLADMHTRNFM
- a CDS encoding acyl-CoA dehydrogenase family protein, with product MSHLDLLTPILADTLAPLAQRTDTEGRFPREVIRALGSAGLLGLVSATSVGGMGKGLAEAVQMVSRIAQTCPSTAMVVCMHYCATAVIEQQGNESVRKAIAAGKHLSTLAFSEADSRSHFWAPTGTARLDSGDQGDAVVLDARKSWVTSAFEADSYVWSSKPLAAEGASTLWYVEAKAAGLSQPFKFDGLGLRGNASTPVTAEGVRVAATDQLGEDGKGFDTMMGVVLPWFTSLAAACSVGLMEGAMSRAIGHVSQTRHLHLDSSLADLPTIRAYLARGRIKTDMAQALLDDTVAAIGAGRADTMLRVLEVKAAAAETALEVTDIAMRVCGGAAFRKEAGIERLFRDARASSVMAPTSDVLYDFIGKAITGLPLF
- a CDS encoding phosphate/phosphite/phosphonate ABC transporter substrate-binding protein, whose translation is MSEQTLVMGAVAYAPKVVTIWEGFKAFFIAHGLLFDYVLYSNYERQVEAQFDGSIHLAWNSPLAWVRADRIARSKGLQVKSVAMRDTDIDLRSVIVVRADSDIEKASDLRDKTLGAGALDSPQATLIPLDHLRTEEGLIQRDDFTLRIFDVLGGKHGDHIGGERDAARALMAHEVDACCLIAGNHLAFGLDGTLPAGSTRVIASTAPFDHCNFTTSPGAPERQIEHFVTLLLSMRWDDPLVRPLLELEGLREWRAGRTSGYAQLERAVDNEKFYSQDGRILNTDYRY
- the selA gene encoding L-seryl-tRNA(Sec) selenium transferase, translated to MAAPEESVVHGSKARPQDLPSVDLLLRGATASALLHEHGHTLVVKEARALLDSLRAQAVAGTLQAEAVKPEAVADALTARVRRRLAPRMQAVFNLTGTVIHTNFGRALLADAALQHMLTLMASPNNLEYDLASGGRGDRDSIVEELLCTITGAEAATVVNNNAAAVLLTIAALAGATPDKSEVIVSRGELVEIGGAFRMPDVMASAGARMVEVGTTNRTHPADYERAISDRTALVMKVHTSNYMVQGFTATVDEAVLAPIAHARGVPLATDLGSGSLIDLAHYGLPREPLPQEMLAAGCDVVTFSGDKLLGGPQAGLIVGSKEAVGRIRKYPMKRALRMSKLPLAALEATLMLYLRPERLAQDLPTLRLLTRPADAIRALAHAVRGAVADAVSPRFTVEVVELLGQIGSGSLPVERLPSAGLALAPAGTSKKGIGTALDALATALRSLPLPVIGRIADDRLLLDLRCLENSAPFVDQLPALRERLQ
- the selB gene encoding selenocysteine-specific translation elongation factor encodes the protein MIIGTAGHIDHGKTTLVRALTGVDTDWLPEEKRRGISIELGYAYLRTADDISLGFVDVPGHERLLHTMLAGATGVDHALLVVAADDGVMPQTREHLAVVALLGLQRGTVAITKIDRIDTAERDVRVAQVRADIDALLADTSLAGAPGFALSATTGEGVDALRNHLVAEAARVAPSLPEGRQGWGQAPNAPQAFRLAVDRSFTLPGVGTVVTGSVMAGHVRIGDELLIVPGERKVRVRGIHAQNEQAESAHVGQRCALALAGVAKDEVHRGQWVCAPGIALSTDRIDVQLMLWPGEAHALRSGTTVHTHLGTSDVMASVALLDRDVLGPGDTALAQLVLREPMAAWHGDRGVLRDASAVRTIAGVRVLDPFAPVRYRRTPERLHALAAWALDDRAALVAALLASAPLGIDANRVTRALALQPDVALPLPADAVRLAGASIASALNTGALIAGTHFAALQQRITDRLAEFHATSPEEVGPDPRRLKRLAAPRTGDALWLHAIEALLDHGALARSGHWLHLPAHAAVLSATEERLGQKLLPVLADGGFDPAWVRDLAKGCGASDAVVRQTLASLARRGLTFQVVKDLYYPAATIERLAALARDCLALPEGLQAASFRDATGLGRKRAIQLLEFFDRVGYTRRVKDVHLLRPDTVLFGASGSSKPAAS
- the fdhE gene encoding formate dehydrogenase accessory protein FdhE, with protein sequence MTSNTGNAPPVRNIRVLSAEEIALQAGRQMPFVRPPERLNLFSDRQLRLRQLAASHPMREYLIFIADLATAQHEVLQNYPAVALPDTEACQAAAKALKPPMPAFGWPRDPVWRDGLRRLLGVFRERLTAGPARDTVDRLLASPDHWIEHQADHLSRRITLGLDLATAPLIAAGLQTYWAQLAMLTADTHGERVFGQTEPATECPCCGSVPTTSITRIGAEDAGFRYLHCSLCSTQWHFVRIKCTHCESTEGIHYQELAVEQGAAPRTTAGLPGAKAGAVKAECCDTCGHYLKQVSMEKDPEVEPVADDLASVALDLLVSEAGFERSGHNLMLLFGDPEPSPPDHDGGGG
- a CDS encoding formate dehydrogenase subunit gamma, producing MTIRYLRRYPDSTRLNHWFVAMMFVAAALSGLAFFHPSLFFLSGLFGGGPWTRVLHPFMGVAMVLGFAILFFTVWRDNVLNRVDVEWMKNAPSMLKGDKSKMPPVGKYNAGQKLVFWAFGVSLVLLFLTGFVFWSPWFVGFFPITLRRISVLVHAFSAIVLILSVITHVYAAIWVKGTTRAMTRGTVTEAWAKLNHPLWHREMTGNDKP